The proteins below are encoded in one region of Desulfomicrobium apsheronum:
- a CDS encoding BRCT domain-containing protein, whose protein sequence is MSLPLELPSEERRLVERLIEYNDAYRRGVPQVSDAQYDLLVARLRELDPEHPFLHRVEPETFSGKREIRHPVPMLSTDKAYTPEELERFVARVEKEAGEIGVSGVRYRVTPKLDGLAGRDDGTFFVTRGNGESGYEVSSAFAKGMIPLGGRGRGVGEMVILQSYFQEHLADAFEHPRNLVVGIVSSDTVNEFARKALDDEAVHFVPYSELPSWEGSGAELLARMDALTEELSGQVDYPLDGMVVEVVNADVRSSMGATSHHYRWQIAVKRKGETALTVVREVVWQVGRTGKVTPVLMVEPVNVSGATIRRVTAHNAGLMEKKGLGHGAQIEIIRSGEVIPKVEAVLVPAPTTLPENCPSCGTALVRENDFLICGNEHCPDQVVQTIEHWFKTLGNADWFGRKTVEKLVRFGYDSLEKVYELGEDEFRAMGFGPVQSSNLAEAVYLSRTREVEDWRFLAALGIEDLGKGDSRKLLGQFRLEDLPEVGREQIEAIHGFGAITASSIAGGLQRVAPILRHLLGLGFRIMATGAAREQVTDSPLAGRHVVFTGKMRGSREDMQEEARAQGALVQSAVNSKTDFLICGENVGASKLAKARQFGTAILQEDEYLRLIGAQGQ, encoded by the coding sequence ATGAGCCTGCCGCTGGAGCTTCCTTCCGAGGAGAGGCGGCTGGTCGAGCGACTGATCGAGTACAACGATGCCTACCGGCGGGGCGTGCCGCAGGTCAGCGACGCCCAGTACGACCTGCTGGTTGCCCGTCTGCGGGAGCTCGACCCCGAGCATCCCTTTCTGCATCGGGTCGAACCCGAGACGTTTTCCGGCAAGCGTGAAATCCGCCACCCCGTGCCCATGCTCTCCACCGACAAAGCCTACACTCCCGAGGAATTGGAGCGCTTTGTGGCCCGTGTGGAAAAGGAAGCCGGGGAGATCGGGGTCAGCGGGGTGCGCTACCGGGTCACGCCCAAGCTCGACGGCCTGGCCGGCCGCGACGACGGAACGTTCTTTGTTACGCGCGGCAACGGCGAGAGCGGTTACGAAGTCAGCTCCGCCTTCGCCAAGGGCATGATCCCGCTTGGCGGACGCGGAAGGGGCGTGGGCGAGATGGTCATCCTGCAGAGCTATTTCCAGGAGCACCTGGCCGACGCCTTCGAGCATCCGCGCAATCTGGTGGTCGGCATCGTGTCCTCGGACACGGTCAACGAATTCGCCAGAAAGGCCCTGGACGACGAGGCCGTGCATTTCGTGCCCTACTCGGAACTGCCGAGTTGGGAAGGAAGCGGGGCAGAGTTGCTTGCGCGCATGGACGCGCTTACGGAGGAGCTCTCGGGGCAGGTGGATTATCCGCTGGACGGCATGGTCGTGGAAGTGGTGAACGCGGACGTGCGCAGCAGCATGGGCGCCACCAGTCATCACTATCGCTGGCAGATAGCCGTCAAGCGCAAGGGCGAGACCGCCCTGACCGTGGTGCGGGAAGTGGTCTGGCAGGTCGGGCGCACGGGCAAGGTCACCCCTGTGCTCATGGTCGAGCCCGTGAACGTCTCCGGTGCGACCATCCGTCGGGTCACGGCCCACAACGCCGGGTTGATGGAGAAAAAGGGCCTTGGCCATGGGGCGCAGATCGAGATCATCCGCAGCGGCGAGGTCATTCCCAAGGTCGAAGCCGTGCTCGTTCCGGCACCGACCACGCTTCCCGAGAATTGTCCGTCCTGCGGCACGGCGCTTGTCCGGGAAAACGATTTTCTCATCTGCGGCAACGAGCATTGTCCCGACCAGGTCGTACAGACCATCGAACACTGGTTCAAGACGCTGGGCAACGCCGACTGGTTCGGCCGCAAAACCGTGGAAAAGCTGGTCCGATTCGGGTATGACAGTCTTGAAAAGGTGTACGAACTGGGCGAGGATGAATTTCGGGCCATGGGCTTTGGGCCCGTGCAGTCGTCCAATCTGGCCGAGGCCGTGTATCTGAGCCGCACTCGCGAGGTCGAGGACTGGCGTTTTCTGGCCGCCCTTGGCATCGAGGACCTGGGCAAGGGCGACAGCCGCAAGCTGCTTGGGCAGTTTCGCCTGGAGGATCTGCCGGAAGTCGGCCGGGAGCAGATCGAGGCCATACACGGTTTTGGCGCCATCACCGCAAGCTCCATCGCCGGGGGGCTGCAACGGGTGGCCCCGATCCTGCGCCATCTGCTGGGGCTGGGTTTCAGGATCATGGCCACCGGAGCGGCCCGCGAGCAGGTCACTGACAGCCCTCTGGCGGGCAGGCATGTGGTCTTTACCGGCAAGATGCGCGGTTCACGCGAGGACATGCAGGAAGAGGCCCGCGCCCAGGGAGCATTGGTGCAGAGCGCGGTCAATTCCAAAACCGATTTTCTCATCTGCGGCGAAAACGTCGGAGCGAGCAAGCTCGCCAAGGCCCGGCAGTTCGGGACGGCCATCCTGCAGGAAGACGAATATCTGCGTCTCATCGGCGCACAAGGGCAATAA
- the dapB gene encoding 4-hydroxy-tetrahydrodipicolinate reductase, which produces MSIPVIIMGAKGRMGSTLTHLAMESDQFTLSGVVERAEYSKGLETLGCPVKHDLAELLPSCPGATVIDFTAPEVSLDSARKASKTGNPIVIGTTGLSADQQSELETLARDIPIFWSPNMSIGVNALVRVLPMLERILGEAYDMEITEIHHHHKKDAPSGTAVKLAQVLAESRGWKMDEVGNYGRQGIIGARPEKELGVHALRGGDVVGDHTVYFFGPGERVEVTHRAHSRENFARGALRAATWLSSRKPGRLYSMGQLLGE; this is translated from the coding sequence ATGAGCATTCCAGTCATCATCATGGGCGCCAAGGGACGGATGGGCTCGACCCTGACCCATTTGGCCATGGAGTCCGACCAGTTTACCTTGAGCGGGGTTGTGGAGCGGGCCGAATACAGCAAGGGACTGGAAACGCTGGGCTGTCCCGTCAAGCACGATCTTGCGGAGCTGCTGCCGTCCTGCCCCGGTGCGACGGTCATCGACTTCACCGCTCCGGAAGTGAGCCTGGACTCGGCCCGAAAGGCCTCGAAGACTGGCAACCCCATCGTCATCGGCACTACCGGACTCTCTGCGGACCAGCAGTCCGAACTGGAGACACTGGCCCGGGACATTCCGATCTTCTGGTCCCCGAACATGTCCATTGGCGTCAACGCCCTGGTGCGCGTTTTGCCCATGCTCGAACGCATCCTGGGCGAGGCCTACGACATGGAGATTACCGAGATCCATCATCATCACAAGAAGGACGCTCCCAGCGGCACGGCAGTCAAGCTGGCCCAGGTGCTGGCCGAGTCGCGCGGCTGGAAAATGGACGAGGTCGGCAACTACGGCCGCCAGGGCATCATCGGCGCGAGGCCTGAAAAGGAGCTGGGCGTGCACGCCCTGCGTGGCGGTGACGTGGTCGGCGATCACACTGTCTATTTCTTTGGCCCGGGCGAGCGCGTCGAGGTCACCCATCGTGCCCATTCCCGTGAGAATTTCGCACGCGGCGCATTGCGCGCGGCGACCTGGCTTTCGAGCCGCAAACCCGGCAGGCTCTATTCCATGGGCCAGCTTCTGGGAGAGTAG
- a CDS encoding AAA family ATPase, with the protein MVGTLRQALDLLGGVILGKDTQLRLSLACLLARGHLLIEDIPGIGKTTLAKALAVVLGLEFKRVQFTNDLLPADVLGVSVFDAAESSFVFHPGPVFTNVLLADEINRGTPRTQSALLEVMEEQQVSLDNSTRLLPRPFFVLATQNALDQAGTYPLPESQLDRFLFRISLGYPDLDSELELLGRSQTAGRPVLPEAVSNADEVLDLQERVDHVRTSAALLRYVRDLLDWTRTGGRFVNGLSPRAGQALVRAARAWAFLDGRDFVLPEDVQAVFPSLAGHRLRSADGSGVDLTAILAAVPIP; encoded by the coding sequence ATGGTAGGCACCTTGCGGCAGGCTCTGGACTTGCTCGGTGGCGTGATCCTGGGCAAGGATACTCAGCTGCGCCTTTCCCTGGCCTGTCTTCTGGCCCGTGGACACCTCCTGATCGAGGACATTCCCGGCATCGGCAAGACGACTTTGGCCAAGGCCCTGGCCGTGGTGCTAGGCCTTGAATTCAAGCGGGTGCAGTTCACCAACGACCTCCTGCCGGCGGATGTGCTGGGAGTCTCGGTCTTTGACGCGGCCGAGTCCTCCTTCGTCTTCCATCCCGGTCCGGTCTTCACCAACGTGCTCCTGGCCGACGAGATCAACCGGGGCACGCCGCGCACCCAGAGCGCGCTTCTTGAGGTCATGGAAGAGCAGCAGGTCAGCCTGGACAACAGCACGCGCCTGCTGCCCAGGCCCTTTTTCGTTCTGGCCACCCAGAACGCCCTGGACCAGGCCGGAACCTACCCGCTGCCGGAGTCGCAGCTGGACCGCTTTCTTTTCCGCATCAGCCTTGGCTATCCCGATCTCGATTCCGAACTGGAGCTTCTTGGGCGCAGTCAGACCGCAGGCCGCCCGGTACTGCCCGAGGCGGTCAGCAACGCTGACGAGGTTCTCGATCTGCAGGAACGCGTCGATCATGTTCGCACCAGCGCCGCGCTGCTGCGTTACGTGCGCGATCTTTTGGATTGGACCAGAACGGGCGGGCGGTTCGTCAACGGCCTCTCCCCCCGCGCCGGGCAGGCGCTGGTCCGAGCGGCCCGCGCCTGGGCCTTTCTCGACGGCCGGGATTTCGTGCTGCCCGAGGACGTGCAGGCCGTTTTCCCCAGCCTCGCCGGACACAGATTGCGTTCGGCAGACGGTTCAGGGGTTGACCTGACCGCCATTCTGGCCGCGGTGCCCATCCCCTGA
- a CDS encoding DUF58 domain-containing protein translates to MVLPRFIRNLILARQRADLPLRLNRRRIYILPTRAGTVFAFFLLAMLIAAINYTNNLAFLLTFLLGSISILSAIHAYANLAGLEVEAGRLFPAYCLDDARLQLFFRAAGRERRRLCVRIGAAEAEFSLHAGAGLEMDLSVPTSKRGLLPLGQVVISTRYPLGLFRAWSPLVLPVTGLVYPRPLVVDRMDRHQLLGDGDEGGLGIVSQSGEFGGVRPYRPEDGLSRVSWKASAKGAGLFSKEFRSGVARTLVFDWDEVRASGYEERISLLAGLVREAEREGISYGLRLPGLMIEPGSGAGQAHRCLEALALLPEGP, encoded by the coding sequence ATGGTTTTGCCACGGTTCATCCGTAATCTGATCCTGGCGCGGCAACGCGCGGATCTGCCCCTGCGCCTGAATCGGCGGCGGATTTACATCCTGCCCACCCGGGCCGGGACGGTCTTTGCCTTTTTTCTTCTGGCCATGCTCATCGCAGCCATCAACTATACCAATAACCTGGCCTTTTTGCTTACTTTTCTGCTGGGCAGCATTTCCATTCTTTCCGCCATCCATGCCTACGCCAACCTGGCCGGACTTGAGGTCGAGGCCGGGCGGCTCTTTCCGGCCTACTGCCTGGATGACGCGCGGTTACAGCTCTTTTTCCGGGCCGCGGGCCGGGAGCGCAGGCGTCTTTGCGTGCGCATCGGAGCGGCGGAGGCCGAGTTTTCCCTCCATGCCGGGGCCGGACTTGAGATGGATCTGAGCGTTCCGACCTCAAAGCGTGGCCTCTTGCCCCTGGGACAGGTCGTGATCAGTACCCGCTATCCTCTGGGGCTCTTTCGCGCCTGGTCCCCCCTTGTCCTTCCCGTGACCGGACTGGTCTACCCCAGACCCCTGGTCGTCGACAGGATGGACCGGCACCAGTTGCTGGGAGACGGCGATGAGGGAGGGCTCGGGATCGTCAGCCAGTCCGGAGAGTTCGGCGGCGTGCGACCCTATCGTCCGGAAGACGGACTGTCCCGGGTTTCCTGGAAGGCCTCGGCCAAGGGCGCGGGCTTGTTTTCCAAGGAATTTCGGTCCGGCGTGGCCAGGACTCTTGTCTTTGACTGGGACGAGGTCCGGGCGTCCGGCTACGAGGAGCGCATCAGCCTTTTGGCCGGACTGGTGCGGGAAGCGGAGCGCGAAGGCATAAGCTACGGGCTGCGGTTGCCGGGGCTGATGATCGAGCCGGGCAGCGGCGCAGGACAGGCGCATCGCTGCCTGGAGGCCCTGGCCTTGCTCCCGGAGGGGCCATGA
- a CDS encoding transglutaminase TgpA family protein: MIHDKRRFSVTLLALALAFAPHLPRVPVFVGAFVCAAWGYALGMQYRGWPVPPRWLRVILALCCLALVLFTYGRSFGRDAGVALLSLMLGLKAVESKSVRDMLALLFLAYFVVVTNVLYSQTLVMSAYMFFSVMAVTAALVHLHSGESRLLPDLRRGGLLLVQALPLALLLFVFFPRLQGALWGVHDERDEGVSGFSDTLEPGSVASLSLSREVAFRVDFPGAIPDRDSLYWRGLVLDSFDGLTWFRDLPYEVAGSRDGGGGEGGVPYTLTMEPHNREWVFALDLPVLAPRGTVLRSDQTLASMRMVRSRVRYELVSVLTPGPAPVPGPSWTALPDGGNPRARALAVQWKEAGLSPDAMVAAALDFFREGGFVYSLRPGAMDQDIVDQFLFATRLGYCEHYSSALAFLLRAAGIPARVVVGYQGGEENPMGGYLIVRQSDAHAWVEVWIDGRWLRVDPTSVVAPQRLVTGVETFVPQGRGVVLPEGVRALRKVGRFFQLGWDAANNSWNQWVLGFSHERQRGLWERLGLDPATRAGAGKLAGILAVGLCTVLGVVIGFMLRARRDRRDPVVSLYARFCRKLEKHGLPRGPAEGPRDFARRIGSLRPDLAQPVRDIADGYVALRYSGRGDLAAFKRLIDEFMGRKN; encoded by the coding sequence ATGATCCACGACAAACGCCGCTTCAGCGTGACCCTGCTGGCTCTGGCCCTGGCCTTTGCACCGCATCTGCCCCGCGTGCCGGTCTTTGTCGGCGCGTTCGTCTGCGCGGCCTGGGGCTACGCCCTCGGGATGCAATACCGGGGCTGGCCCGTTCCGCCCCGATGGCTGCGCGTCATCCTGGCCCTCTGCTGTCTTGCCCTGGTGCTCTTCACCTATGGCCGGTCCTTCGGACGCGACGCCGGGGTGGCCCTGCTGTCCCTCATGCTTGGGCTAAAAGCCGTGGAAAGCAAGTCTGTGCGGGACATGCTGGCCCTACTTTTTCTGGCCTATTTCGTGGTCGTGACCAACGTGCTTTACTCCCAAACCCTGGTCATGAGTGCGTACATGTTTTTTTCGGTGATGGCCGTGACCGCTGCCCTGGTCCACCTGCATTCCGGCGAATCCCGCCTGCTCCCGGACCTGAGGCGTGGCGGTCTGCTCCTTGTTCAGGCCCTGCCCCTGGCCCTGCTTCTTTTTGTCTTCTTTCCGCGTCTGCAGGGCGCTCTCTGGGGCGTGCACGACGAGCGCGACGAAGGCGTCAGCGGGTTCAGCGACACTCTTGAACCGGGTTCAGTGGCCAGTCTGTCCCTGTCACGGGAGGTGGCTTTCAGGGTCGACTTTCCAGGAGCCATTCCCGATCGTGACAGCCTCTACTGGCGCGGTCTGGTGCTGGACAGCTTTGACGGCTTGACCTGGTTCCGGGATCTTCCTTACGAAGTCGCGGGCTCACGCGACGGGGGGGGGGGCGAGGGAGGCGTGCCCTACACGCTGACCATGGAGCCGCACAACCGGGAGTGGGTTTTCGCCCTTGACCTGCCCGTGCTCGCCCCCAGAGGCACGGTGCTCCGCTCCGATCAGACCCTGGCCAGCATGCGCATGGTCCGCTCGCGGGTGCGCTATGAACTCGTCTCGGTGCTGACTCCCGGTCCCGCGCCTGTTCCCGGACCGTCGTGGACCGCGTTGCCCGATGGCGGCAATCCCAGGGCTCGAGCCCTGGCGGTTCAATGGAAGGAGGCGGGCCTCTCTCCGGACGCGATGGTCGCGGCCGCGCTGGATTTTTTCAGGGAGGGCGGGTTCGTGTACAGCCTGCGTCCCGGAGCCATGGATCAAGATATCGTCGATCAGTTTTTGTTTGCAACCCGGCTGGGATATTGCGAACATTACTCCTCGGCCCTGGCCTTTCTGCTTCGCGCCGCCGGAATTCCGGCCCGGGTCGTGGTCGGCTATCAGGGCGGGGAGGAGAATCCCATGGGTGGGTACCTCATCGTCCGTCAGTCAGACGCCCACGCCTGGGTCGAAGTCTGGATCGACGGGCGCTGGCTGCGCGTGGACCCAACCTCCGTGGTTGCCCCGCAGCGGCTGGTGACGGGCGTGGAGACCTTCGTACCCCAGGGCCGGGGTGTCGTGCTGCCCGAAGGTGTCCGGGCCCTGCGCAAGGTGGGACGTTTTTTTCAACTGGGATGGGACGCGGCCAACAACTCCTGGAATCAATGGGTGCTTGGCTTCAGCCATGAACGGCAGCGCGGCTTGTGGGAGCGTCTGGGCCTCGATCCCGCCACCCGGGCCGGAGCCGGAAAATTGGCCGGCATCCTGGCCGTGGGGCTATGTACCGTTCTGGGCGTTGTGATCGGCTTCATGCTGCGGGCGCGTCGTGACCGACGGGATCCGGTCGTGTCCTTGTACGCCCGCTTTTGCCGTAAACTGGAAAAACACGGATTGCCCAGAGGTCCTGCCGAGGGACCGCGCGATTTCGCCCGGCGCATTGGCTCGCTACGTCCCGATCTGGCCCAGCCTGTCAGGGATATTGCTGACGGCTACGTGGCGCTGCGTTATAGCGGCCGGGGAGACCTTGCGGCATTCAAGAGGCTCATTGACGAATTCATGGGGAGAAAGAATTGA
- a CDS encoding chalcone isomerase family protein, giving the protein MIRKYIFMCMIILSIASPASGGRIGDVTLSDQLTLGESTLTLNGLGMRTFTFFDVYAAGLYLTAPSTDSGTILTTDAPRGMTMHFLRKVEAEKISSAWLDGLEANTPAADASLKERFATLGSFMETMNKGETLSCLYDPAAGTRIVVRDQLKGVIPGKDFNDALLACWIGPKPGPGEKFKAGILGQR; this is encoded by the coding sequence ATGATTCGCAAATACATCTTCATGTGCATGATCATTCTGAGCATCGCATCCCCAGCCTCGGGCGGCCGGATCGGTGACGTCACCCTGTCCGACCAGCTCACGCTGGGTGAATCCACCCTGACCTTGAACGGTCTCGGGATGCGCACCTTCACCTTCTTCGACGTCTATGCAGCCGGGCTCTACCTGACCGCGCCCTCCACAGACTCCGGGACGATCCTGACCACGGATGCTCCCCGGGGCATGACCATGCATTTTCTGCGCAAGGTCGAAGCCGAAAAGATCTCCAGCGCATGGCTGGACGGGCTGGAGGCCAACACTCCCGCCGCCGATGCATCCCTCAAGGAGCGCTTCGCGACACTCGGGAGCTTTATGGAAACCATGAACAAGGGCGAGACCCTGAGCTGCCTGTATGATCCGGCGGCTGGAACCAGAATCGTGGTGCGTGACCAGCTCAAGGGCGTGATCCCGGGCAAGGATTTCAACGATGCCCTGCTCGCCTGCTGGATCGGGCCCAAACCCGGACCGGGTGAAAAATTCAAGGCCGGAATTCTGGGCCAACGCTAA
- a CDS encoding metallophosphoesterase family protein yields MLVAILSDIHGNIEALDAVWQDMAPLPVERIVSLGDVVGYGPNPEEAVISVREHDVVCCMGNHELGIVNATERAWFNSTAQKGLGLTASLLSSESLHYIGSLPRFLCHAGARFVHGFPPDSVTTYLFQVDDAALERWFAQGEALTFVGHTHELGLVGWDGTEVVRKDLGRERFMLDGNPCVINAGSVGQPRDGNNNAKYLLWNTQTGLIEVRFVPYDIERTVAKIRERGFPDFYATRLW; encoded by the coding sequence ATGCTGGTCGCGATTCTTTCGGATATTCACGGCAACATCGAAGCCCTGGACGCTGTCTGGCAGGACATGGCTCCGCTACCTGTCGAACGGATCGTGAGTCTGGGCGATGTAGTCGGCTACGGGCCGAATCCCGAAGAAGCCGTCATCTCGGTGCGCGAGCATGACGTAGTGTGCTGCATGGGCAACCATGAACTCGGCATCGTCAACGCGACGGAGCGCGCCTGGTTCAACTCCACGGCGCAAAAGGGACTGGGCCTGACCGCGAGCCTGCTGTCTTCCGAGAGTTTGCACTACATCGGCTCCCTGCCCCGTTTTCTGTGCCACGCCGGGGCCAGGTTCGTGCACGGGTTCCCGCCTGACAGCGTGACCACCTATCTGTTCCAGGTCGATGATGCGGCCCTTGAGCGCTGGTTTGCGCAAGGTGAGGCGCTGACCTTTGTCGGGCACACCCACGAGCTGGGTCTGGTTGGCTGGGACGGGACCGAGGTCGTGCGTAAGGATCTTGGGCGGGAGAGGTTCATGCTGGACGGGAATCCCTGCGTCATCAACGCGGGCAGCGTCGGACAGCCCCGAGACGGAAACAACAACGCCAAATACCTGCTCTGGAATACCCAGACGGGCCTGATCGAAGTGCGCTTCGTCCCCTACGACATCGAGCGCACCGTGGCCAAAATCCGCGAGCGGGGATTTCCAGACTTTTACGCCACGAGGCTCTGGTGA
- a CDS encoding protein kinase domain-containing protein yields the protein MKIGRYNILGGLGRGGMGGVYKVRHQALGRVMALKLLQPHELLNELMGEEAVRSAFLREARLLGSCEHRNIASALDLDEDRGRPFMVLEYLCMNAGGLIGEGRVVEDVTRAVPPRTALDFVRQTLDGLEYLHGRGIVHLDVKPGNLMLGGDGTIKLIDLGLSRLRGEVWVKPKGLKIGSPYYAAPEQEDSPEKADERADLYAVGVVLHRLVSGFLPVDGLADSPVLSGAWREFFTRALADDPDARFQDAGAMRDALAVLEADLQRRSSNDCVLPEPVCTVMGRLRSTPLRTGVGPRPFDFLDELYRPLAYHDGELEEVADGWLDRCTGLLWGPVSPWPMTWDEGMASAASGASGGEAAEGWRMPTVEELVSLLRPGLALDEFCHRPFGDRYLWLWTGDRRSYTSAWFVDVGGGAVLAQDRSCRFHVRLVRSV from the coding sequence ATGAAGATCGGGCGCTACAATATTTTGGGAGGCCTTGGTCGGGGCGGCATGGGCGGGGTCTACAAGGTCCGGCACCAGGCTCTGGGGCGGGTCATGGCCCTGAAGCTTCTGCAGCCCCACGAGCTGCTGAACGAGCTTATGGGCGAGGAAGCTGTAAGGTCCGCTTTTTTACGTGAGGCAAGGCTCCTGGGTTCATGCGAGCATCGCAACATCGCCTCGGCCCTCGATCTGGACGAGGACCGGGGGCGGCCCTTCATGGTCCTTGAGTACCTGTGCATGAACGCGGGCGGTCTCATCGGCGAAGGGCGCGTGGTCGAGGACGTGACGCGGGCCGTGCCGCCGCGCACCGCCCTTGATTTCGTGCGTCAGACCCTGGACGGACTGGAATATCTGCACGGCCGGGGCATCGTCCATCTCGACGTCAAGCCCGGCAACCTGATGCTCGGCGGCGACGGGACGATCAAGCTCATCGACCTTGGTCTGTCACGACTGCGCGGTGAGGTCTGGGTCAAGCCGAAGGGTCTCAAGATCGGTTCTCCGTATTACGCCGCACCGGAACAGGAAGACAGCCCCGAGAAGGCGGACGAGCGGGCCGACCTTTATGCCGTGGGGGTGGTCCTGCATCGTCTGGTCAGCGGATTTTTGCCCGTGGACGGCCTGGCTGATTCGCCCGTCCTTTCCGGAGCGTGGCGGGAATTTTTCACGCGGGCCCTGGCCGATGATCCCGATGCGCGCTTTCAGGATGCAGGCGCCATGCGCGATGCCCTGGCGGTGCTGGAAGCAGATCTGCAAAGACGTTCAAGCAATGACTGCGTGCTGCCGGAGCCTGTCTGTACCGTCATGGGCAGGTTGCGCTCGACGCCGCTGCGCACCGGCGTTGGGCCGCGTCCCTTTGATTTTCTGGACGAGCTGTACCGCCCGCTGGCCTATCACGATGGAGAACTCGAAGAGGTCGCGGACGGATGGCTGGACCGATGCACCGGCCTGCTCTGGGGGCCCGTCTCCCCCTGGCCCATGACCTGGGACGAAGGCATGGCCTCCGCAGCTTCCGGGGCGTCGGGGGGCGAGGCGGCCGAAGGCTGGCGCATGCCCACGGTAGAGGAGCTGGTCTCCTTGCTGCGGCCCGGACTGGCGCTGGATGAGTTTTGTCACAGGCCCTTTGGCGACAGGTACTTATGGCTCTGGACAGGGGATCGGCGCAGTTATACATCGGCCTGGTTCGTCGATGTAGGGGGAGGCGCGGTGCTGGCCCAGGACCGGAGCTGCCGTTTTCATGTCCGGCTGGTCCGGTCCGTGTGA
- a CDS encoding LysE family transporter — protein MDNGFWQVFAVGVAVAVAPGPDFFMVLRNSLSRGRLAGVMTALGIGSALVVHVVYSVLGLALVIASSPAVFGLIRICGAIYLLYIAGRCLFGKKAAMPDACVQVDAAEGRDSVLRGWREGFWCNLLNPKAALFFLSIFSQFMTPATPNFLRWVYGAEVIVIVTAWFTLLALFLSTGRMRGMYAGVARWIDGGVGVIFGGVGCSILVQEARRVL, from the coding sequence GTGGATAATGGTTTTTGGCAGGTTTTTGCGGTGGGGGTGGCCGTGGCCGTGGCGCCGGGGCCGGATTTTTTCATGGTCTTGCGCAACAGCCTCTCCCGTGGCCGTCTGGCAGGGGTCATGACGGCGCTGGGCATTGGGTCGGCCCTGGTTGTGCATGTGGTTTATTCCGTGCTCGGGCTGGCGCTCGTCATCGCCTCCAGCCCGGCCGTGTTCGGTCTGATCCGCATCTGCGGGGCGATATATCTGCTGTACATCGCGGGCAGGTGCCTGTTCGGCAAAAAAGCGGCCATGCCCGACGCCTGTGTCCAGGTGGACGCGGCAGAAGGCAGGGACTCCGTGCTGCGCGGTTGGCGGGAGGGATTCTGGTGCAACCTCTTGAATCCCAAGGCCGCCCTCTTTTTTCTGAGCATCTTTTCCCAGTTCATGACTCCCGCGACGCCCAATTTTCTTCGCTGGGTCTACGGAGCCGAGGTCATCGTCATCGTCACGGCCTGGTTCACGCTGCTTGCGCTCTTTTTATCTACGGGACGCATGCGCGGCATGTACGCGGGCGTGGCGCGCTGGATCGACGGCGGCGTGGGCGTGATTTTCGGAGGGGTCGGGTGCTCGATTTTAGTGCAGGAAGCGAGACGGGTGTTGTAG